Below is a genomic region from Pseudomonas berkeleyensis.
GTGCTTCATCGGCCCGCCCCAGGTCATGCCCAGAAACAACTCGGACACGCCCCAGGCCACGCCCACTGCGAGGATGGCGGCGAGAATCCATCCACCAAAACCAGCGGGAAGAATCCCAGCAACCGGCAACGTGGCGATAAAGAAGCTGACGGCGAACATCAGCAGGCTTTTCGGCAGGCGCATCCACGGGCCTTTCGACAGCCGCGAGGGCGGATCGAGACGGCGCTTGGCGACGAACAGGGCGCCGACGAACATCAGCACCGTGGCGGCCAGCAGGGCAAAGCCGAGGATGCGGCTGTGCAAGCCGAAGCCGTGCACGACGATGGCCAGCACGGCGGCCAGTACGAAGCCACCGGCGGTGGCGACGTGGGTCTTGGACATGTATTTGTCGCGCTCGACCACGTGGTGCAGATCAACCAGATAGCGACGCGGCATTCTCAGCAGACCGCCGATCCAGTCGACCTTGGCTGGTCGGCCGCGCCGCCACATGAAGAAGCGCTTGGCCGCCCCGATGACCGCGAGGGCCAGGGCGGCGAAGAGCAGGATGGGGAGAATGGTGTTTAGCATGATGGCTCCTGGCGAACTCATCGAAACGCAGCGCAGTCCTGTAGGAGCGGCTTCAGCCGCGATGCCGTCGGCTCTCCGAGTGACATCGCTTCGCGGCTGAAGCGGATCGCCGTCCGGCCGCTCCTACGTGAATCAGAACGCCGTCAGAAGTCCTTGCACAGGCGCAAGGCGTCGTAGATCGCCGCGTGGGTATTGCGCTGGGCCACGCAGTCGCCGATGCGGAACAGCAGGTAACCATCGCCCGGCTCGCTCAGGCACGGCTGCGGCTTGATCGCGAACAGTGCGTCGACGTCGATCTGACCCTTGTTGCGCGAGCCTTCCTTGAGTGCGTAGTACAGCGATTCGTTGGGACGCACGCCGTTCTCCACCACCACCTGGTCGACCACGCGCTCTTCCTTGGCTCCGGTGTATTCGTTCTCCAGCACGGCGACCAGCTTGTCGCCTTCGCGGTAGACCTTCTCCAGCATCAGGTCGCCGGTCATGATCACTTCTTTCGGATACAGGCTGCGGTAGTAGGTCGGGAAGCTGGTGCCGCCGATGGCCACGCCCGGCTTGATGTCGTCGGTGACGATCTCCACCTGTGCGCCCTTGTCGGCCAGGTAGTCGGCGACCGACATGCCGGTGAACTCGCAGATGGTGTCGTACACCAGTACGTTCTTGCCTGGTTCGACCTTGCCTGAGAGCACGTCCCAGCTGCTCACCACCAGGCCTTCGTCGGCGCCCCAGTGCTCGTTTTGTTCGAGGAACGGATGGCCGCCGTTGGCCAGCACGATGACGTCCGGGCGCAGGTCGAGGAGGGTCGCCTCGTCGGCCGCGGTACCCAGGCGCAGGTCGATGCCCAGGCGCGCCAGTTCCAGCTGGTACCAGCGGGTGATGCCGGCGATCTGGTCGCGTTGCGGAGCGCGGGCGGCGATGGTGATCTGCCCGCCGAGGCTGTCCTGCTTCTCGAACAGGGTCACGTCGTGGCCACGCTCGGCTGCGACACGTGCTGCTTCCATGCCGGCCGGGCCACCACCGACGACCACCACCTTGCGTTTCACGCCGGTGGTTTTCTCGATGATGTGCGGCACACCCATGTACTCGCGACTGGTCGCGGCGTTCTGGATGCACAGCACGTCCAGGCCCTGGTACTGGCGGTCGATGCAGTAGTTGGCGCCGACGCACTGCTTGATCTGGTCGATCTGGCCCATCTTGATCTTGGCGATCAGGTGCGGATCGGCGATGTGCGCACGGGTCATGCCGACCATGTCCACGTAGCCGCCTTCGAGAATGCGCGTGGCCTGGTTCGGATCCTTGATGTTCTGCGCGTGCAGCACCGGTACCTTGACCACTTCCTTGATGCCGGCCGCCAGGTGCAGGAACGGCTCCGGCGGGAAGCTCATGTTGGGGATGACGTTGGCCAGGGTGTTGTGGGTGTCGCAACCTGATCCAACGACACCAATAAAGTCGAGCATGCCGGTGGCGTCGTAATAGGCGGCGATCTGTTTCATGTCCTCGTGGGACAGGCCGTCCGGATGGAATTCGTCGCCGGTGATGCGCATGCCGACGCAGAAGTCGTCGCCGACTTCCTTGCGCACGGCCTTGAGCACTTCCACGCCGAACTTCATGCGGCCCTCGAAGGTGCCGCCCCATTCGTCGGTGCGCTTGTTCACGCGTGGCGACCAGAACTGGTCGATCAGGTGCTGGTGCACGGCGGACAGTTCGACGCCGTCGAGACCGCCTTCCTTCGCGCGGCGTGCGGCCTGGGCGTAGTTGCCGATGATGCGCCAGATTTCCTCGATCTCGATGGTCTTGCAGGTGGCGCGGTGTACCGGTTCACGGATGCCGGACGGCGACATCAGGGTCGGCCAGTGGTAGCCGTCCCAACGCGAGCGGCGGCCCATGTGGGTAATCTGGATCATGATCTTGGCGCCGTGCTTGTGCATGGCGTCAGCGAGATTCTGGAAGTGCGGGATGATGCGGTCGGTGGACAGGTTCACCGAACTCCACCATTGCTGCGGGCTGTCGATGGCCACCACCGACGAACCGCCGCAGATGGCCAGGCCGATGCCGCCCTTGGCCTTCTCCTCGTAGTACTTCACGTAGCGCTCGGTGGTCATGCCGCCATCGGTGGCATAGACCTCGGCGTGCGCAGTGGAGAGCACGCGGTTGCGGATGGTCAGCTTGCCGATCTGGATCGGCTGGAACATTGCTTCGAAGGCCATGACCTTCTCCTCGATTCGGCTGCTACGCGCTCACGGTGCGCGGTGTTCTTTCGTGGGGTGGATGGCTTGCGCCACCCACCGTGGCGTTCGGCTTTAAAGCGGGCGGGTGACGAACAGGCCGTCGTCGTGGCCCTCTTCGGCGCCGCTGTATTCCTGCACGGTGACGGTGCGGATCGGGCTGCCCTTGGCGGCCAGGATCTGGTCGATGGCACCGGAGAACCAGCCGGTGAACATGTAATCCACCTTGCGATTCACCTTGCCGTAGACGTAAACGAAGGCCGAGTGCTTGAGCTTGACCTCGGCATGGCCGGTTTCCAGGTCGAGCTTCTGCGTTTCGAACAGGCCCCAGCCACGCTGCGACAGGCGCTTCATGTAGTGCTCGAATACGGCGGCACCTTCAAGGCCGTGGCACTCGGCTTCTTTCTCGCACCAGTGCCAGGCGGACTTGTAGCCGGCCTTGTAGAGAATCTCGGCGTACTTGTCGGCGCCGAGCACTTCCTCGATGCCCATGTGGTTGTTGACGAAGAAGTGGCGCGGCACGTACAGCATCGGCAGCGCGTCGGTCGTCCAGACGCCGGTTTCATCGTCGACCTGGATGGGCATTTCGGGGGCGTGGGTGGCCATGTACGCAAACTCCTGAGTTCGAATCGTAGGAGCGGCTTTAGCCGCGAAGCTTCAGGGCATACCGCCCCTTCGGGACGGATCGCGGCTGAAGCCGCTCCTACAGAAATTGGGGGGGAGGGGCTTACTCGCCCCAGACGTCTTTCAGTACGCGTACCCAGTTCTCGCCCATGACCTTGCGCACAACGCGCTCGGGCATGCCGCGTTTGAGCAGGGTCTCGGTAAGGTTGGGGAACTCGCCCACGGTACGGATGCCCAGTGGGTTGACGATCTTGCCGAAGTTGGTCAGGCGGCGGGCGTAACCCTTGTCGTGGGTCAGCCACTCGAAGAATTCCTTGCCGTGGCCCTGGGTGAAATCGGTGCCGATGCCGATGGCATCTTCGCCAACGATGTTCATCACGTACTCGATGGCTTCGGCGTAGTCGTCGATGGTCGAGTCGATGCCCTTGGCCAGGAACGGCGCGAACATGGTCACGCCGACGAAACCACCGTGATCGGCGATGAACTTCAGTTCTTCATCGGACTTGTTGCGCGGGTGTTCTTTCAGGCCGGACGGCAGGCAGTGCGAGTAGCAGACCGGCTTCTGGGATTCGAGGATGACCTCTTCGGAGGTCTTGGAACCGACGTGGGACAGGTCGCACATGATGCCGACGCGGTTCATCTCGGCGACGATCTCGCGGCCGAAGCCGGACAGGCCGCCGTCGCGCTCGTAGCAACCGGTGCCGACCAGGTTCTGGGTGTTGTAGCACATCTGTACGATGCCCACGCCGAGCTGCTTGAACACTTCGACGTAGCCGATCTGATCCTCGAACGCGTGGGCATTCTGGAAGCCATAGAGAATGCCGGTCTTGCCTTGTTCCTTGGCCTTGCGGATGTCGGCGGTGGTGCGTACCGGAATGACCAGGTCGCTGTTCTCGCGGATCAGGTTATTGCTGGTGACGATATTGTTCACCGTGGCCTGGAAGCCTTCCCACACCGACACGGTGCAGTTGGCCGCAGTCAGGCCGCCCTTGCGCATGTCTTCGAACAGTTCGCGATTCCACTTGGCGATGATCAGACCGTCGATGACGATGCTGTCGGCGTGTAATTCGGCTGGGCTCATCAGGCTTGTCCCCTAAACGGATGCACCGAGTCGGTTGTCGGTGCTTTGGGGAGAGCTTATCCCTGGGGGACTGGGCGACCCGGTGCAAAAACGACTGGGGGTTTGCCGAAAGCGTCAAGCCGAGGTCGTGGACGGATATGTCGTCGCTCCGACCGCTTATACGCAACTTGGATTGGACGGTAGGGTGGGCCGTGCGCACCGCGAATTGCACGGTATTGAGTTGTGTACACGATATGGGCAGCCCTGCGGCATCCTACGAAGCTGGCCGCTCGTGGCGATCCTGGCTGGGGCTGGCGGTGAAGCGTTTGCGGTAACTGCGCGAGAAATACGAGGCCGAGTCGAAGCCGCAGGCCAGGCTTACCTCCAGCACGCTGAGATCGCTCTGGCGCAGCAGCTGGCGCGCCTTGTCCAGACGCAGGCCGAGGTAGAAGGCTGACGGCGTGGTAGCCAGATGATAGCGAAACAGCCGCTCCAATTGACGTATGGTAATGCCTACCCGTTCGGCCAGTTCTTCGCAGGGCAGGGGCTGTTCGCATTGGCGCTCCATCTCGCCGATCACCCGCACCAGTTTCTTGTTGTGCAGGTCATAGCGGCTGGCGATCTGCATGCGCTGGTGATCCAGGCGGGTACGGATGCGGCTGACCACGAACTGTTCCGACACCTGCACGGCCAATGGCTCGCCATATTCCTGGCCGATCAGGCCGAGCATCAGATCGAGGCTGCTGGTGCCACCCGCGCTGGTGATGCGCTTGCCGTCGATCTCGAACAGTTCCTGGGTGACCAGCAGTGCCGGGTAGCGTTCCCGAAAGGCGTCGATGGCCTCCCAGTGCAGGGTCAGGCGCTGATGCTGGAACAGCCCGGCTTCGGCCAGCACGAAGCTGCCGGTATCGATGCCGCCCAGAATCGCCAGTTCAGGCTCGCGCCGTTGCAGCCAGTGCGCCAGATGCGCGTCGTAATGGGCCAGTGGCTCGAAACCGGCGATCACGAACAGCGCGCGCGCCTCCTCAGGCAGCTCCAGGCCGCCATCGACGTTGAGCGACATGCCGTTGCTGGCCTGCACGGCGTTGCCGTCCTGGCTGAGCAGGCGCCAGCGATAGAGTTCGCCACGAAAGCGATTGGCCACCCGCAGCGGCTCGATGGCCGACATCAGACCCATCATGGAAAAGCCGGGTAGCAGCAGGAAGCAGAAGGTCTGGGGCATACGCTTATTGCGCCAGTACTGGAGTGGTCGGTAGCCCGGATGCAATCCGGGAGCTGGATTCCCGGATTGCATCCGGGCTACGGCATGTTCGATCCAAATAGGAACGGCCAGACATTAATACGCCAGTACGGCCCCTGTGCAAACAAGTGGTCGACATAGGTCAATCAAGCGTCGTCCAAGTGCGAATAACCCACTGGAGCGAAGCGTAAGGTGGTTTCATCGGGAGACAAGGTTCCCGAGCACGGTGGGGGCCAAGAACCTATCCACGATCTGCTGCGCGTCGGCGCTACTGCGTTAAAAACAAGCTCGAAATGCTCATGTACAAAAGTACAGTCGCCCGCGACTCCGACCTTTCCTCGCTTGTTTTTGCCTTGTATTGCTCT
It encodes:
- the dgcA gene encoding dimethylglycine demethylation protein DgcA, with the protein product MAFEAMFQPIQIGKLTIRNRVLSTAHAEVYATDGGMTTERYVKYYEEKAKGGIGLAICGGSSVVAIDSPQQWWSSVNLSTDRIIPHFQNLADAMHKHGAKIMIQITHMGRRSRWDGYHWPTLMSPSGIREPVHRATCKTIEIEEIWRIIGNYAQAARRAKEGGLDGVELSAVHQHLIDQFWSPRVNKRTDEWGGTFEGRMKFGVEVLKAVRKEVGDDFCVGMRITGDEFHPDGLSHEDMKQIAAYYDATGMLDFIGVVGSGCDTHNTLANVIPNMSFPPEPFLHLAAGIKEVVKVPVLHAQNIKDPNQATRILEGGYVDMVGMTRAHIADPHLIAKIKMGQIDQIKQCVGANYCIDRQYQGLDVLCIQNAATSREYMGVPHIIEKTTGVKRKVVVVGGGPAGMEAARVAAERGHDVTLFEKQDSLGGQITIAARAPQRDQIAGITRWYQLELARLGIDLRLGTAADEATLLDLRPDVIVLANGGHPFLEQNEHWGADEGLVVSSWDVLSGKVEPGKNVLVYDTICEFTGMSVADYLADKGAQVEIVTDDIKPGVAIGGTSFPTYYRSLYPKEVIMTGDLMLEKVYREGDKLVAVLENEYTGAKEERVVDQVVVENGVRPNESLYYALKEGSRNKGQIDVDALFAIKPQPCLSEPGDGYLLFRIGDCVAQRNTHAAIYDALRLCKDF
- a CDS encoding DUF5943 domain-containing protein, with the translated sequence MATHAPEMPIQVDDETGVWTTDALPMLYVPRHFFVNNHMGIEEVLGADKYAEILYKAGYKSAWHWCEKEAECHGLEGAAVFEHYMKRLSQRGWGLFETQKLDLETGHAEVKLKHSAFVYVYGKVNRKVDYMFTGWFSGAIDQILAAKGSPIRTVTVQEYSGAEEGHDDGLFVTRPL
- a CDS encoding dipeptidase; this encodes MSPAELHADSIVIDGLIIAKWNRELFEDMRKGGLTAANCTVSVWEGFQATVNNIVTSNNLIRENSDLVIPVRTTADIRKAKEQGKTGILYGFQNAHAFEDQIGYVEVFKQLGVGIVQMCYNTQNLVGTGCYERDGGLSGFGREIVAEMNRVGIMCDLSHVGSKTSEEVILESQKPVCYSHCLPSGLKEHPRNKSDEELKFIADHGGFVGVTMFAPFLAKGIDSTIDDYAEAIEYVMNIVGEDAIGIGTDFTQGHGKEFFEWLTHDKGYARRLTNFGKIVNPLGIRTVGEFPNLTETLLKRGMPERVVRKVMGENWVRVLKDVWGE
- a CDS encoding GlxA family transcriptional regulator, coding for MPQTFCFLLLPGFSMMGLMSAIEPLRVANRFRGELYRWRLLSQDGNAVQASNGMSLNVDGGLELPEEARALFVIAGFEPLAHYDAHLAHWLQRREPELAILGGIDTGSFVLAEAGLFQHQRLTLHWEAIDAFRERYPALLVTQELFEIDGKRITSAGGTSSLDLMLGLIGQEYGEPLAVQVSEQFVVSRIRTRLDHQRMQIASRYDLHNKKLVRVIGEMERQCEQPLPCEELAERVGITIRQLERLFRYHLATTPSAFYLGLRLDKARQLLRQSDLSVLEVSLACGFDSASYFSRSYRKRFTASPSQDRHERPAS